AAAAGTAAGAATCACTTATTCCACAACTCCCAAGCCCGTTCTGCCTGCCAGCGCAGCATTTCTAATCCATTGATGACTCGGGCTCCGTTGCGGGCGCCTTTTTTCATGAAAAGGGTATTGGCGGGATTATAAACGAGATCGTAAAGAATGTGGGATTTGTTTAAAAGTTCGTAGGGTAGAGCAGGAGCCTGATTCGTATCAGGATGGGTTCCTAAAGGTGTGGTATTGACTATTAATTCAACATCACCCAAAACCTCGCGTACCTGATCATAGCTGATTTGAAAATCACCCTGCGGCTTGCGGGAAACCAGCAAGTAAGGAACTTGCATACTTTCCAAAACATAACCCACCGCTTTTGATGCACCGCCAGTTCCCAGAATCAGCGCGTTTTTTGCAAGGGGAAGAAATGGCGTGAGACTTTTCGCAAACCCATAAGCGTCCGTATTATGCCCGGTCCAGAGGTTATCCTCGATCACGATCGTATTCACGGCACCTATCGTTTGGGCTTCTTCAGACACTTCATCGAGAATTTCCATAACCGCTTCCTTGTAGGGAATGGTCACGTTCAGACCGCGTATGATCTCGTTTTTGTCATTAGTGGTGCGGGATTGTGGGTCGTATTTTACGCTTTCGCGAAAGCGTAACAACCCATCTACATCTTCAATCTCAAAATTGCGGTACTCATGATCATCCAGTCCTGCACGTTCAAACTTTTCTGAAAAATAAGCTCTGGAAAAGCTGTAGTTCAGACGTTTGCCTATGAGTCCAAAAATGCTACGAGGGTAAGGATTTGTTGCCATAAAGATCGAGTAGATAAACGATGACAAAACCTGCCACCATGAGGATTAGTGCGGCGAGTGTGTGCAGGCTCAGCAGTTCTGGCCAGTAACGATCGTAGTTCTCAAGAATGGGATTGTTCATGGCGTCCACGATCACTTGTGCATTTTCATCGCGCTTAAAAACTTCTTTTTTCCACGGCCAGACCACTCCCAGCGAACCTGTGATAAAACCTATGATGATCGCGTTAGTCTGCTTGCGATAATAGCGCATGGTCCAGCCCAGTAAATGTGAGAAACTGATCAGGCCCGCAAGACTTCCCAAAACAAATACGGTTAAAATCTTAAGCAACAATAGCATCTCAGGATCATTCCACCAGCTGAAATTCCCTTGAAAACTCATCACGCTCACATCAAAAAAAGCATTAATGCTGTCCACGAGCAACAGCACATAATTTCCCAAAAGAATCAAGATAAAACTGCCGCTCAATCCAGGGATGGTCATACCGCTCACGCTCACCATACCGCAAAAGAATACAAAAAACAGGTTGTCGTTTTGGGTGGCGGGATCCATAAGCGAGGTGGCGACACCTATGGTCATACCGGCAATCAGAAACAAAATGTTTTTGAAATTCCAGCCCTCATAATTGCGAGCCAAGAAATACACAGAACCTACAATCATCCCAAAGAAAAGCGACCACACCAGAATAGGCTGGTAGGCAATAAGCAAGTCAAAAACTTTACTGACCGTAAAATAACTGATGAATTCTCCCAGTAGCAGCAGGCTCAGAAAAGTACCGTTGATATACTTGTAAAATTCGCTGAATTTACCACGTCTTATGAACCCCACTGATTTTAAATCCAGACGTTGCAGGGAGCGAATGAATTCCTCATAGAAACCACCTACATAAGCTACGATACCGCCGCTTACGCCGGGAACCTTGTTTGCAGTTCCCATCGCGATTCCTTTCAGAATCAGAAATAGTTTATCAGAAAGGGTTCTTATCTGTAATGGCACCTATATCGCGTTTTTAGCCGCCCAGCGCTCTAATATTAAAATAAGAGCAAAGCCTACTAGAGCGAGAATAATAACTCCGATCAGTTGCGGGTCTCCATCAAAATTTTGGGGAAGAACACTTGATTCTAAGAAAGGTATTTGCTCACCGTGGCTGTTCTCCCGGTATGAGATCACCTGTTTCCAAGGCCACAACTTATTAAGCGAACCTATCATAAATCCGGTAAGCAGCGCCAGCGTCAAATTTTTATAGTGATTGAACAGCCAGGTAAGAATTCGCGAAAAAACCTTTAAACCTATAATACAACCTACTGCAAAAAGAAGTAAAATTTGTATAACCTTCCAAGCCGCAGTCCAGTCTCCTGAAGAAATTGCTTCGGCAACTTCAGAAATGCTCCCCAGTATCGTTTTATAACTTCCTAATAGTAATAGTAAAAACGCTCCTGAAACTCCCGGTAGGATCATCGCGATGATTGCTATAAATCCTGAGAATATGATATACCACCAGCTATCTGGCGAACCTAATGGTTCTGCAATCGTGATGTAATAGGATACTCCCGTTCCTACGATAATGGCCAGAATCACGAGCGCGTTCCATTTGGATATTTGTTTCCCAATGTATAAAACGCTGGCGAGCACGAGTCCAAAGAAGAAAGACCACAACAGAACCGGCTCTTCTTGCAATAAATAAGTGATGAGTTTGGAGAGACTCACGATACTTATGGCGATCCCGAGTAACAAGGAAAGTAGAAATCCGAGATTGTATTTTTTTGCCGTTTGAGCAACGCCTATTTTGAATAGATCCTTGAAAAGACCTAGATCGATACCATCGATGGTTTTGATCAATTCCTCATAAATACCTGTAATGAAAGCAATAGTTCCACCAGAAACTCCTGGGACGACATCTGCAGCTCCCATCATCATTCCTTTTACAGTAACTGTGGTCCATTTTTTAATTGACATAAAATTGGTGTTAGCTTTCTAAAATTCCAAAATCAAAGGTACGATAGGGATGCTCAAAAGCTGAATTTTAAAGCGTGTAAGACTCTTGAATTTTGAACGTAATTCAAGTTTCCCTGCATAAACTGGAACGATCAGTATCCAGCAATCTGCTCAAAGAAAGAACCTCGTTTTATTTTGGGATCTACCAGGTGAATCTCAATAATCCAGAATCGCTGATTTCCATTTTGATCCTTATTTGAAAGTGGAATGTGATTTTCTGGATGTATGTAATTGGTTTTATCCTCTTTTTCCAATTTCTCATGAGGGAATTTTCCGATCAAATGACCAGCAATAGGTCCACCGAAAGTCCAACCTGCATCCTCAGCGATCTTGACACAATTCTGGTAAAGTTCAGCACCGGTAAGGTCTGGATTTGATTTCAAATATTCGTTTGCTATGTGCCATAATCGCTCAGAATCGGCAGCTAGTTGTTGTTTATTTGGGTCTTCGCCCAAAACGTACGTACGACCAAAATCGGCCTCCCATTCTTCCAAAATAGGTCCAAAATCCAAGAAAACGATATCATCATCCTCAACAACCACCTCTGGCGGATTTTCATCATAAGGACATAGCGTGTTTTTGCCTGCGCGCACGATGCGTTTGTGCCAGTATTTTTTGATGCCTAATAACTCCTCGGCAAGCTCAAGAATCTTGAGATTGATTTCTTTTTCTGAAAAACCCGGCTGAATCAGCCCTCGTTTTTGAATTTCATCAAACAGATAAGCAGCTTTAGATTCGGCTTCTTGTAGGTGTTTTAAAGTGCTATTCATTTAAACTATCCCTTAAGACCAAATTTTAAAGCGATCAGCAAAAGAAAAAACGCGAGAAAACCTACGAGGATCCAAGGAACTCCCTTATAGTTTTTTTTGTGTAATTTCTTATCTCTGCGGTACATCATTACCGTTATGATAACAAAAACCACAAAAAATGCGATGGCAAAATAGATTTGGCCTTCAGAAAACATAAGCGGGAGTGCGTGAGCGATCATGATTTTAAATGAATTTCCACAAAATTAGTTGAAATCGTTCAGGTGGTCGTGTTTTTAAGACATTCCTTAATACAAGCACCCGCGGACAAACCCTTTTCGCTTGGCGGTAAGCCGCCAAACATCTTTCCCTTCGTCTGAAGGGCAAGGCTCTCACTCATGAGTCAAATGTGGGTAATTAATGGACGAGCTTCTCCCTTCGTGGAAGGGAGACCGGTCGGCGACGAGCCAACAAAGTTGGCGA
This genomic interval from Nonlabens spongiae contains the following:
- a CDS encoding shikimate dehydrogenase family protein is translated as MATNPYPRSIFGLIGKRLNYSFSRAYFSEKFERAGLDDHEYRNFEIEDVDGLLRFRESVKYDPQSRTTNDKNEIIRGLNVTIPYKEAVMEILDEVSEEAQTIGAVNTIVIEDNLWTGHNTDAYGFAKSLTPFLPLAKNALILGTGGASKAVGYVLESMQVPYLLVSRKPQGDFQISYDQVREVLGDVELIVNTTPLGTHPDTNQAPALPYELLNKSHILYDLVYNPANTLFMKKGARNGARVINGLEMLRWQAERAWELWNK
- a CDS encoding DUF368 domain-containing protein is translated as MPLQIRTLSDKLFLILKGIAMGTANKVPGVSGGIVAYVGGFYEEFIRSLQRLDLKSVGFIRRGKFSEFYKYINGTFLSLLLLGEFISYFTVSKVFDLLIAYQPILVWSLFFGMIVGSVYFLARNYEGWNFKNILFLIAGMTIGVATSLMDPATQNDNLFFVFFCGMVSVSGMTIPGLSGSFILILLGNYVLLLVDSINAFFDVSVMSFQGNFSWWNDPEMLLLLKILTVFVLGSLAGLISFSHLLGWTMRYYRKQTNAIIIGFITGSLGVVWPWKKEVFKRDENAQVIVDAMNNPILENYDRYWPELLSLHTLAALILMVAGFVIVYLLDLYGNKSLPS
- a CDS encoding DUF368 domain-containing protein; its protein translation is MSIKKWTTVTVKGMMMGAADVVPGVSGGTIAFITGIYEELIKTIDGIDLGLFKDLFKIGVAQTAKKYNLGFLLSLLLGIAISIVSLSKLITYLLQEEPVLLWSFFFGLVLASVLYIGKQISKWNALVILAIIVGTGVSYYITIAEPLGSPDSWWYIIFSGFIAIIAMILPGVSGAFLLLLLGSYKTILGSISEVAEAISSGDWTAAWKVIQILLLFAVGCIIGLKVFSRILTWLFNHYKNLTLALLTGFMIGSLNKLWPWKQVISYRENSHGEQIPFLESSVLPQNFDGDPQLIGVIILALVGFALILILERWAAKNAI
- a CDS encoding M24 family metallopeptidase, which produces MNSTLKHLQEAESKAAYLFDEIQKRGLIQPGFSEKEINLKILELAEELLGIKKYWHKRIVRAGKNTLCPYDENPPEVVVEDDDIVFLDFGPILEEWEADFGRTYVLGEDPNKQQLAADSERLWHIANEYLKSNPDLTGAELYQNCVKIAEDAGWTFGGPIAGHLIGKFPHEKLEKEDKTNYIHPENHIPLSNKDQNGNQRFWIIEIHLVDPKIKRGSFFEQIAGY